A single genomic interval of Falsibacillus albus harbors:
- a CDS encoding YhgE/Pip domain-containing protein codes for MKKSMFSAEWKAIFTKPKFLISMIAILFIPIMYSGVYLWAFWDPYSHLDRLPVAVVNEDKGAAFEGDDLQLGKDLVDNLKDNDKFEFHFVNKENGYQGLEREKYYMLVEIPSDFSEHATTLLEDHPEKLQLKYVPNQGYNFISSQIGESAMKDIKASLSKEVTKTYAEKIFEKIQELGDGFSKASDGSEKLANGAIKLSDGASQLKNNLEKLASKSIEFENGVSKLKAGTDEVAKGSTDLSSGLGKLVDGHQQLVQGAKASQAGADKLANGASQTEAGVKKADDSMGKIIDGTGQLTDGAASLSDNLKKFQTGADAAANGAQDLNDGINSLQQQLEPMLPSLPEPQKTQLQEAMKKLSDGSQSLADGTKNLDGSAGQLSEGASTISSKLNSLNAGQKQLKNGLDQLAQGSSQLANGANSLSAGQDKLIGGMETFDQKLREAKSGSDQLAQGANQLAGGMNDLSSGSNKMTDGTQKLADGSADLSSGTDDLKKGSEELHDKLADGAEKANSVHSDDQTYDMMGEPVKVKKDGINKVPNYGTGFAPYFISLSLFVGALMLSIIFPMREPAGNPKNGFSWFIGKFGVIGIVGILQSVIVDIVLLNWLNLKVESVPFFFLTTIATSLTFIAIIQFLVTVLDNPGRFLGVIILILQLTTSAGTYPLETIPKMLQPIHYLLPMSYTVQAFKAVISSGDYDFMWTNIYMLGVYFIGFLLLTMIYFVIKFIRVQRKNPSQEAAA; via the coding sequence TTGAAAAAATCAATGTTTTCGGCTGAATGGAAGGCGATTTTCACAAAACCAAAATTCTTAATATCAATGATTGCCATTTTATTTATTCCGATTATGTATAGCGGTGTATACTTATGGGCGTTTTGGGATCCATACAGTCATTTAGATCGGCTTCCTGTAGCCGTGGTTAATGAAGATAAAGGAGCAGCATTTGAAGGAGATGACCTTCAGCTTGGAAAGGACCTTGTCGACAATTTGAAAGACAACGATAAATTCGAATTTCATTTTGTTAATAAAGAAAACGGTTATCAGGGACTTGAGAGAGAGAAATATTATATGCTTGTTGAAATTCCAAGCGACTTTTCCGAACATGCTACAACACTGTTGGAGGACCATCCCGAGAAGCTCCAGTTGAAATATGTCCCCAACCAGGGATATAACTTCATCTCATCCCAAATCGGTGAATCGGCGATGAAAGATATTAAAGCCTCGTTATCCAAGGAAGTTACAAAAACCTATGCAGAAAAAATATTCGAGAAAATTCAAGAGCTTGGCGATGGATTTTCAAAAGCAAGCGACGGTTCTGAGAAATTGGCAAATGGTGCGATTAAATTATCTGATGGCGCATCACAATTGAAGAATAACCTTGAAAAATTAGCTTCGAAATCTATTGAATTTGAAAATGGTGTTTCAAAATTAAAAGCCGGTACTGATGAGGTCGCAAAAGGATCGACTGATCTCTCTTCCGGGCTAGGAAAACTCGTCGACGGCCACCAACAGCTCGTCCAAGGCGCAAAAGCTTCGCAAGCAGGAGCGGATAAGCTGGCTAATGGTGCAAGCCAAACCGAAGCTGGTGTAAAAAAAGCAGATGACTCAATGGGCAAGATCATCGATGGAACGGGGCAGTTGACTGATGGAGCTGCTTCATTATCCGATAATCTGAAAAAATTTCAAACTGGAGCCGATGCAGCTGCCAACGGCGCTCAAGATCTGAACGATGGAATCAATTCACTTCAGCAGCAGCTGGAGCCGATGCTTCCTTCACTTCCAGAGCCTCAAAAAACACAGTTGCAAGAGGCTATGAAAAAGCTAAGTGATGGCAGCCAGTCATTAGCAGATGGAACGAAGAATTTAGATGGTTCCGCTGGACAGCTTTCAGAAGGTGCATCAACCATTAGTTCAAAACTTAACTCTTTGAATGCAGGACAGAAACAATTGAAAAATGGACTTGATCAGCTCGCACAAGGATCTTCACAGTTGGCCAATGGAGCAAATTCATTGTCCGCCGGTCAGGATAAACTTATCGGTGGCATGGAAACCTTCGATCAAAAATTGAGGGAAGCAAAGTCCGGATCAGACCAATTGGCACAGGGGGCCAACCAGCTGGCAGGAGGAATGAATGACCTGTCTTCCGGATCAAATAAAATGACCGATGGAACGCAAAAGCTTGCTGACGGATCAGCAGATTTATCCAGCGGTACAGATGATCTTAAAAAGGGATCGGAAGAGTTGCATGATAAGCTCGCAGATGGTGCTGAAAAAGCAAATTCAGTCCACTCCGATGATCAAACGTACGATATGATGGGCGAACCGGTAAAAGTCAAAAAGGATGGAATCAATAAGGTACCTAACTACGGAACTGGATTTGCTCCTTATTTTATTTCTTTAAGTCTATTCGTTGGAGCTTTGATGCTGTCAATCATCTTCCCAATGCGGGAGCCTGCAGGAAATCCGAAAAACGGCTTCAGCTGGTTCATCGGGAAATTCGGTGTCATTGGCATCGTCGGCATCCTGCAGTCGGTCATTGTCGATATCGTCTTGCTGAATTGGCTTAATTTGAAAGTGGAAAGTGTCCCTTTCTTCTTCCTGACAACCATTGCAACAAGCTTAACTTTCATAGCCATCATTCAATTCCTGGTCACAGTGCTCGATAATCCAGGAAGGTTCCTAGGGGTCATCATCCTCATCCTTCAATTAACGACCAGTGCTGGAACCTATCCGCTTGAAACGATACCGAAAATGCTGCAGCCTATCCATTACTTGCTGCCGATGTCCTACACGGTTCAAGCTTTCAAAGCGGTGATTTCAAGCGGGGATTATGATTTCATGTGGACGAACATTTATATGCTCGGAGTATATTTTATCGGCTTTTTATTATTGACAATGATCTATTTCGTGATTAAATTTATACGCGTCCAAAGGAAGAACCCTTCCCAGGAAGCAGCGGCATAA
- a CDS encoding TetR/AcrR family transcriptional regulator — MWGVELAIDRKKLILEAATKSFSLFGYKATTMDQVAKIANVGKGTIYTFFKNKEELFDEIITTLILEMKTVAEEAMDESLSFYENLHSALYKILEFRTQHQLSIKLFQEEREIGTPAVLEVMQKLENAIINFIKNKVRCAVDRGEIQPCDPEITAFVMLKLYVSLIFDWEKQHEPLNKDEILNLFELYLFKGLSK, encoded by the coding sequence ATGTGGGGTGTTGAATTGGCTATCGATCGAAAGAAATTAATCTTGGAAGCAGCGACAAAATCATTTTCATTATTTGGTTACAAAGCTACAACGATGGATCAAGTCGCAAAAATTGCAAACGTCGGAAAAGGAACGATATATACCTTTTTTAAAAATAAGGAAGAACTGTTCGATGAAATTATCACTACACTGATTTTGGAAATGAAAACTGTCGCCGAAGAGGCGATGGATGAAAGCCTGTCTTTTTATGAAAATCTCCACAGTGCCTTATATAAAATCCTTGAATTTCGAACCCAGCATCAGCTTTCCATTAAGTTGTTTCAGGAGGAAAGGGAGATTGGCACCCCTGCGGTCCTTGAGGTGATGCAGAAGCTTGAAAATGCCATCATTAATTTTATCAAAAACAAGGTTCGATGTGCCGTGGATCGTGGCGAAATCCAGCCTTGTGATCCGGAAATCACTGCCTTTGTCATGTTGAAGCTATATGTGTCGCTCATCTTCGACTGGGAAAAGCAGCATGAACCATTAAATAAAGATGAGATTTTAAACTTATTTGAGCTCTATTTGTTCAAAGGATTATCAAAGTGA